The sequence GCCACTTACCTTACCACTATATAGATTTATGTAATCGTCATAATTTAGAAGCTAAGTCAAAATACATTCAGAGAACGAGTACGTTCACAAACTCATAAACATCCACACAACACAAACAGAAGACAGACACGACCATGAACACGAATAGAACACGAAAAGTCGAAAACAAACAATAACTCAAAAAACACAATTACACATGAAACTAAAACAGAATGAACACACACACTACACACGGACACAACCAAGCACGGAACAAGGTTTGTAGCATCTAATCTTGCCAACCACTTGCTACCAAATCATTCGTTTAATCCTTCAGCCCCCCTCCTATCCTCACTAAGGACATCATCCCCAACATCCAACAAAGCTAGACTTTCTTGGTATTTGTCAATATAAATCGAGTCCTCCATTATAAACCCTCTGCATTCCGAATCATAATATCCCACATTACGATCACGTATCTTCGTCTTTCCATATCTAGCCCCCATGATTAGTTCCCCATTGTCTCTAATTCTCAAAACTCGGCCCAAATCTATTCTACCATAAGATATTTTACATATTTCTTCCCAAGAGTTTTGGTTCTCATAATTGTTCAAAGCCCACATGTTATATTTACTTGCTCCTCTCGAATGCAACTGAAGACGCATAGGTTTTATCACAATCAACCGCTCATTAAATAACTCAAGCTCTAAGTTTATTGGGGATTCATCATCTAAAGGTTCAGGCAATTGAATTTCTTCAAACATTTCTGCACTCACATCAAATTTCATGATTGAACATTGCGTAATTATGTGCCAACCGTGAGACACCCAACGATACATTATCCAGTACACGCAACCGTTTAAATACACGGGTGACCCCTTGAAATAAATGCAAAGAAAATCAGAAGGAAATGGGATTGCCCTCCAAATGGCAGTTTTCACGCCATATATGTCAACCTGAAATCATAATTCAAACAATTAGTAATAGGTTCTAAAAGATTAGTATAAATTCATtcgtaatatattaaaattatatagAATTTAAGAATCATATACATGTAAAGCAACACTTGCCTGAGGTCTAGGGGAATAGTGATAATTGTAAGCCAATCGGACAACCTTATAATCATCGGTGACCTTATCGTACCCAAATCCTAGAGCTACAGAGTAGTTCAGCATACGTCTTATGCGCATCATAGGAGGAAATATAGGTAGTTTTATTCGAATTGATGGATTCCACAGAATGATTTTTTCTTCTTTGTATGCGCATTTTTTATGACCAAGGCATACAACACCATCGATACTCCCAATTATCCTCAAATAGCATCTGGGGCAAGGGGTGCAATTGAAAGGAAATTCAATAACAGTATCTGGATCTACAGTCAAAGCTAGACTGTCATGATGCACACTGTACATTTCCCTGTCGTGCATCAAATCATAGCGACGCATAAGCAAACGGGGGTTTGATTTGTTGTATTTTTCGAGATAAAAGATTTGGAATTCACGAGTTGATATCAATGAAAACCAAGATTTGCACACAGATCTGCAACGAAGAATTGTTTTTGATGGTAGTTTTGATAGGATATCAGAGAGCAGTTCTTTTGGGAGATAATCTTCCATTTTTCAGTTTCGAAAGAAAGAAATGCGAACTTAAAGAGAAAATTATCTAAGGATTTGAAATTTGGTATAGAAGATGAATGTAAAGAAGGTGTGAGTTTGAGCTTATATAAGTAAAAGTTCTTGCTAGCGGTGCAATGAACCGAGTCAATATCTTCTGATTTGTACAAAAAATAACTCAAACACGCAAAGTAAATTCAATGTGAGGTAAGAAATCTAACTAAATATCAGATACTTAAATGCTTTATATTGATGAAAAGTTGGAAAACGTTAAGCAATGACGTCTGTTTTATGATAAACATGTAAACTTGCATTGAATTCTAGCATGAAAATAGAATATCACCTGTATTAATAGGAATCGCAAAGTAAAAGTTATTATTATGGATGAAGTGTTTATGTTGATAAGGTAATAGCGTTGAGATGTTTATTGAATCTTTATGGCCTTTTTAATGATGTTAACAGACACATTTGTGTGTATATCTATTGAGGTAATGACCACTATTTATGGAAGATGCAGGGTTTAGAGGTTTAGATAATGGAACTAGATGAACTCAAATCAATCAGAATTTCTTAATAAATTACTTTGGCTTAAAAAAATTTACTAATCAGATACATAGTAAACGAATAAAGTTTTCCTTATTCAGGCTAGCTAAGAAAGGATAGTATTTATACTCAGATGTATGCGGCCTAACCGGGCTTTTACTTTTTAGATACTTAGTAACCAGTGGCAATTCCAGAAACGAAACTCAATAGGTCCAGATTTTTTTTTTCaagtactaattatatttgaatgtttTTTAATGAATGTTTACCTTTAAAATAACACAAATTCAAAGTATATATGGGGTGGgactagttaaatttagtggtatcTTATACAGTTTAAAGGAAATGCTAAATTTAGTGGTATCTTATACAGTTTAAAGGAAATGctataaattcgaaaaatatatgggtTCCTGTAgtcaaatttagtggtgtcctatagatTTTAAAGAGTATTTTCTACACAAAATTTTCAAACTAGTGGTATCCCGTGACCCCGCGGGTCAAAGAATAGAGTCGCCTCTGTTAGTAAATGTTGATACGTAGTATTAATTTAACAGCCTCTTTTTTCTTCACATGAGGTAGGATTAATATGAAAATTTAAGTGCCAAACAGATGATTATCTATTTGTCAATACACAATAATTAACTTAAGTGCTTCAGGGAGATGTATTGTTTGAAAATCAAATAAATACTTCTCAATATATGTCTGTTCATGGGTAAGGACTGTAGAGTTAATTGGTTTTGTAAATTGAGCAACAGGCTAGTATCAAAAGGATTTCGGTGTGTTTTAAGTCTACCTTAGAAGCTTTTAGTGTACATTTTCACTCTCACTGTATGGTGATAATTTGTAGGCATTTTGGGTTTGTTTTGGTCTGTTGCAAAATTTGTTGGAGTGGTTCCAGGAGCAGAGATATACTGAAATGGGTTATTGTCGCAGGTGTATTATATGTGCCTTACTGGAGgttatacctggcaaacgggtcggTTTAGGTAACAGGTCGGGTAATTGTTCAAATAGGTCCAAATgggtcatatacttttacatatatataacaaaatattaatatacataataattgatATAACCATTAATGTTGTCATAAATGATTGACGGATGAAAGTTGTTATGCTCGACCCATTCGACCTATTTACAAGACCCATTTGACCTCTTAATATTTATTGAACTTTAGGATTTGATACCCATTTGACCCGATCTTTCATATATTGTATAAAACCCAATAGGATGGAGAACAACTCATTGGACCTTTTTTTAAGTTTTGGTTTACATTTCTAGGCCTATTTtttcaagacccaattgacccgaaagcttgacccatttgacccaaatttgAGTATATCGGAGGTTGCCCAAGGTTTATAGCTATCGAATATTTTCTTTTAGGGAAGCTAGTGTCGCATGTTGGTTTTTGACTATCTATTAGTAGATGATATGGGGCATCATATTGGTTTGAGCTGAGAAAATTGAGGTGTAATTGGCTTAATAGTGTTGTTTCTAGAGCTTAAATTTCTTATTTCACTGTTGGGATTATATTCTGTCGTGTCGAGATTATAATTCACTATGTTTGCATTTCAAGTTTGTTACAAATCTGCCAACTAGGTTGTTTATGTGTACTTATTCCCATCATTTTCAGTGTCTAATATCTCATGTGAAATTTGTTGGCATACAGACATACTCATATACGTAGAAACACCATCTTGTAGTCCCAAGTTTTTAGTAGCCCTGCATTATCTCATATGTTACTCTTTGATGTATCGATTGAATTTTCCCAACAAGATCATGatcggctttttttttttttttttttttttgaaaagcaagctaATTTTATTGATAAGGAAATGATACAAAGAGGATTACAATACGAGTAACACTAATTTGAGTGAAACTCGAGGACCTATACTAGACATAAAGTAAGAAACTAACAAGATGAATACCCTAATTTCAGAGCATTATTATCAAACTTAACATCAATCGCCAATAACCATGCCATCTTTATCAAAGTTACCAAATCCAGCAGCAATCCATTGAGTCCTAAAATACTTGAACTCGTGTGGTTGCCATTGATCGATTACTTCTTTTCCTGGAGGATTATGTTTATCCAAATaactttttagtttctttttttctGAATTCCGTAAGTTCCACCTATCATCAAATTTATCATTTATAGATTCTTCAATTATAATCTCATCAGTATTACCATCAGTATTACCCTCATCATCTACTAATACATAAAAAGGATTGTTTGTTTCAATTCTATCTTTAGAATATGTCTTATTATTACCTTCACCATCAATGCCCTTCCCTTTATCTTCTTTCCTCAAAACATTATGATTTTGACTTTTCTGGGACTCCACATTCCAATCTGTTTCCTCCACATCAATATTGtctttaataccataattattctTAACTGCATTTTGCTTGATACCTTTTGCTTCGGTTGACTGCCtttgacttttattattatcaaaattcaacTTCTGAAAAACCCTTCCTTTCTTACCAACAACTTTAAAGCCGTCCTCAACACACTGGTTATTTAAATCAACTGTTTCACCATCATTGTTGATTTTCAAAGCGTCTTTTAACACTTGTGCCGATACTTCATCTTCTGTTTTAggcctaattttacaagtattaaaaGAGTGGCCAAACACTTTGCAATGAGTGCATGAAGGCGGTTTCCATTGATAGGTCACCTCAAGTTTACCCACTTTGGCTGGAAAAGAACCAATCACAGGATAGGAAAATTCGACAAAGCTAGGAAGGTCATCATTTGCATTGACTTCAGTCAAAACTCTAGCAAACCCTAGTCTTCCACTTTTACTCAAACATCTCTCTGAAGTAACTTTGTCCATCAACATAGGCCTACCAATACCACTAACAAGTTTACCTATACTTCTGCCACTCCATAGTTCAATTGGAATATTGTGAATACAAATCCAAATTGGGACTTTTTCAGGTTCAATTTTTTCAAGCCAAACCCCAGGTTCCCACTGATTCACAAAAAAAGGAACATTATTAACTAACCATGGACCACTCTCAAGCACCTCCTTCATACCC comes from Rutidosis leptorrhynchoides isolate AG116_Rl617_1_P2 chromosome 4, CSIRO_AGI_Rlap_v1, whole genome shotgun sequence and encodes:
- the LOC139841751 gene encoding F-box/kelch-repeat protein At3g23880-like — its product is MEDYLPKELLSDILSKLPSKTILRCRSVCKSWFSLISTREFQIFYLEKYNKSNPRLLMRRYDLMHDREMYSVHHDSLALTVDPDTVIEFPFNCTPCPRCYLRIIGSIDGVVCLGHKKCAYKEEKIILWNPSIRIKLPIFPPMMRIRRMLNYSVALGFGYDKVTDDYKVVRLAYNYHYSPRPQVDIYGVKTAIWRAIPFPSDFLCIYFKGSPVYLNGCVYWIMYRWVSHGWHIITQCSIMKFDVSAEMFEEIQLPEPLDDESPINLELELFNERLIVIKPMRLQLHSRGASKYNMWALNNYENQNSWEEICKISYGRIDLGRVLRIRDNGELIMGARYGKTKIRDRNVGYYDSECRGFIMEDSIYIDKYQESLALLDVGDDVLSEDRRGAEGLNE